In Haloterrigena turkmenica DSM 5511, a single genomic region encodes these proteins:
- a CDS encoding asparaginase, producing MDVTLLSTGGTIASTDADGGARPTRTGAELLEAVPELESHASLSVDEVAQVPSFEMDAETLETVGERVRELEADPTVDAVVITHGTDTMEETAYYLDVTVQPETPVFLTGAQRRPDEVSSDGPSNLLTAVRAAEAFVDRDAGGTFIAFNETVHSARSVTKTHTSALEAFRSRNAGPVATVDRNGVAIHRRPRSETRLIDATSLEATVYTIKSGSAVTGDLVAAALERGADGLVVEGTGLGNVTAGLADAARDAIEAGVPVVVTSRCLEGRVAPVYGGDGGGEQLREYGAIFANDLTAQQARLRLALALEASDDEDAIREAFSPADSQT from the coding sequence ATGGACGTGACGCTTCTCAGCACGGGCGGCACGATCGCGAGCACCGACGCGGACGGCGGGGCGCGGCCGACGCGAACGGGCGCGGAACTCCTCGAGGCCGTTCCGGAACTCGAGTCTCATGCGTCCCTCTCGGTCGACGAGGTCGCGCAGGTGCCGAGCTTCGAGATGGACGCCGAGACGCTCGAGACGGTCGGCGAGCGGGTCCGCGAGCTCGAGGCCGATCCGACGGTCGACGCCGTCGTCATCACTCACGGCACGGACACGATGGAGGAGACGGCGTACTACCTCGACGTCACCGTCCAGCCCGAGACGCCGGTGTTCTTGACGGGCGCCCAGCGCCGCCCGGACGAGGTGAGTTCCGACGGGCCGAGCAACCTCCTGACGGCGGTCCGCGCCGCCGAGGCGTTCGTCGATCGCGACGCCGGCGGGACGTTCATCGCGTTCAACGAGACGGTCCACAGCGCCCGTTCGGTGACGAAGACGCACACGTCCGCCCTCGAAGCGTTTCGCTCGCGGAACGCGGGACCGGTCGCGACCGTCGACCGGAACGGCGTCGCGATCCACCGCCGGCCGCGCAGCGAGACGCGACTGATCGACGCGACGTCGCTCGAGGCGACCGTCTACACGATCAAGAGCGGGAGCGCCGTTACCGGCGACCTGGTCGCTGCCGCCCTCGAGCGCGGCGCAGATGGGCTCGTCGTCGAAGGGACGGGCCTCGGGAACGTCACGGCGGGCCTCGCCGACGCCGCTCGCGACGCAATCGAGGCGGGCGTCCCCGTCGTCGTCACGTCGCGCTGCCTCGAGGGGCGAGTCGCGCCGGTCTACGGCGGCGACGGCGGTGGCGAACAGCTTCGCGAGTACGGGGCCATCTTCGCCAACGATCTCACCGCCCAGCAGGCCAGGCTTCGACTCGCGCTGGCGCTCGAGGCGTCCGACGACGAGGACGCGATTCGGGAGGCGTTTTCGCCCGCTGACTCTCAGACGTAG
- a CDS encoding polysaccharide deacetylase family protein, whose amino-acid sequence MGTVDVAIGVDADCVAGWLGSYGGSDSPADLSRGLAAGNEGIPRMLALFDEQDIETSWYVPGHTIDTFRNEIEAVAADGHELGVHGYSHENPTDLSREQEDEILEVSIDLIEDVTGSEPVGHRASWWEFSENTPELVEKHGFLYDSSLMERMFEPGWMRKGDSWEKIRYEEDPETWMEPYRYGEETDIVEIPISWYRDDIPPMLFIKQPIYHAGYKDPEMMYEQYYKRQFDYLYNRRGAGVYTFTIHPDIHGLPHMIPLLEEFIQYVKGHENAQFTTLETIAETYKEDPSVYETESDYV is encoded by the coding sequence ATGGGAACTGTTGATGTCGCGATCGGCGTCGACGCGGACTGCGTCGCCGGCTGGCTCGGCTCGTACGGCGGATCGGACTCGCCCGCTGACCTCTCGCGGGGGCTGGCCGCTGGCAACGAGGGCATCCCGCGGATGCTCGCGCTCTTCGACGAGCAGGATATCGAGACGTCGTGGTACGTCCCCGGCCACACGATCGACACCTTCCGCAACGAGATCGAGGCGGTCGCGGCCGACGGCCACGAACTGGGCGTCCACGGCTACTCCCACGAGAACCCGACCGACCTCTCCCGAGAGCAGGAAGACGAGATCCTCGAGGTCTCGATCGACCTCATCGAGGACGTCACCGGCTCGGAGCCGGTCGGGCACCGCGCCAGCTGGTGGGAGTTCAGCGAGAACACGCCCGAACTCGTCGAGAAGCACGGCTTCCTCTACGACAGCAGCCTCATGGAACGGATGTTCGAACCGGGGTGGATGCGCAAGGGCGACAGCTGGGAGAAGATCCGGTACGAAGAGGATCCCGAGACGTGGATGGAGCCGTATCGGTACGGCGAGGAGACCGATATCGTCGAGATTCCGATCAGCTGGTACCGCGACGACATTCCGCCGATGCTCTTTATCAAGCAGCCGATCTACCACGCCGGCTACAAGGACCCGGAGATGATGTACGAGCAGTACTACAAGCGGCAGTTCGACTACCTCTACAACCGCCGCGGCGCGGGAGTGTACACGTTCACGATCCACCCGGACATCCACGGCCTGCCCCACATGATCCCGCTGCTCGAGGAGTTCATCCAGTACGTCAAGGGTCACGAGAACGCGCAGTTTACCACCCTCGAGACGATCGCCGAGACGTACAAAGAGGATCCGTCGGTGTACGAAACCGAGAGCGACTACGTCTGA
- a CDS encoding vWA domain-containing protein → MRFNKERVVAVFFAVLMVTSAIAMPALASGPSATAANERSASVAAHPGNGPAPNAGPPGQNGGPPGHDRGDANVTIPDLEENTSVDAILNATYRLEELEIENETAAAVAVNDTVDAVNALVGEYRRVRYADSRAAFDRLADAQRSLAVLKDEVDGDDEAIVDAISEELYAAGNASARLAVSDANAVVAANEGEFRNPGQRQKAESALGNAVDGLERADRAVSDGVSGNGTGKSKAKKSDRPIGPTDRAKALTHLENAWKHAERTLDTVEANTEPSLSLSQGRPFERNGTVRVSIRAVLSDVRPYAYDNATVTVNGDADADAVSFATDEAAGTDAIGSTLVDLGSDPENVTITVTATAAHDADRTVEATHDIRIAEEAVVRERPDPDEYRNVEVVNESSGVSVAVGGDGLDDADVSITDETPTTDDPYRAGPMVRIENERPIDDATVEIPIDENALEADANLSIVTWDPTSDEPWTPVETEIDRDAGVATAEVDHFSFFSVFRIEEWEDETSDTITLDGNETDGEIGNGSGIETADFVFVNDESGSMSGSPTHYAELAGKRFVGALTDSERAGRVGYASGANLDQPLTTDHDAVNSSLERLSASGGTNTRAGLRVGLNHLEEEGWENRSAVMILLSDGKSGSDPLPVAEDAAEAGVEISTVGLGNNINENELREIAAITGGDFYHVEREEDLPDTFERVAENQTGPGLQDTNGDGIPDLVAEMDLSMPTGEPGVVGEPLNLDPTALDTSGDGILDNETVDIKYRVFQEDNETKLHAAVTYAEHHPARIDTTGDGLTDAEQLSDRTITYTDSRSDSLEFLSELEDADDIDDLDGLEGDVLTTDTVRSDPLVDDSDGDGVTDAEEVRLGTDPESRDTTGDGISDSEGLNGDYDPTLFDIEPPEITVTYATFNDPDADVELKDPVDVDWSNGKVNFNDPVDASVRVSGSYEVDFTVTDSAGLDEARVVRDGDVEETVSLSGQWDDADVEFDVGTVDTFTDAFAGSRVTVQADDRHGIVDGVGTTEAAAVEVGGVWAAASDELRAQGVSDPRLEQDLGTLQGMTTGAGESIDSLRALYNEPIETITAVREIPGAIANFDEIIAAMPDSIEAQQQRNNPHDPDESPRLYESFRQGWYEGYIAWFVIEAAIPAGEAGKALKSSDRVRKTVDKISTPRIRQAAQMAGRAGHTAKTPVRYGRLQFSRGLSTGIGLTQKAGENVLSRVSTVGQQYRVAKLLNRHDVDGAAINRLDADGQEAIGKATARNGDDASRVMADGGPDPVARAYQLDLDVNNENLVSNLFRHSEAVDFERVIDNLEELNRPNADIEGVDDLAKRLAAGDQSNVKGAAFEAEVAVVRGSDNVEAVGKPNPYSRGEIDIETSDGRVIETKSGDYSQAADGSDKYIELENQIGHYQQYTEVEGGTIEVAFREEPHDDIKDMLNDNDAEVEIYNE, encoded by the coding sequence ATGAGGTTCAACAAAGAGCGTGTCGTTGCAGTCTTCTTCGCCGTCCTGATGGTGACGTCGGCGATCGCCATGCCCGCACTCGCGAGCGGTCCGAGTGCGACTGCGGCAAACGAACGATCCGCATCGGTCGCGGCCCATCCCGGAAACGGACCCGCCCCTAACGCCGGTCCGCCCGGACAGAACGGCGGCCCGCCGGGGCACGACCGCGGTGACGCGAATGTCACGATCCCGGATCTCGAGGAGAACACGAGCGTCGATGCGATCCTGAACGCGACCTACCGCCTCGAGGAACTCGAGATCGAGAACGAGACGGCAGCCGCGGTAGCGGTGAACGATACCGTCGACGCGGTCAACGCACTGGTCGGGGAGTATCGACGGGTTCGGTACGCCGACTCACGTGCAGCGTTCGACCGTCTGGCCGATGCCCAACGGTCGCTTGCAGTGCTAAAAGACGAGGTCGACGGCGACGACGAGGCGATCGTCGACGCGATCAGCGAAGAGCTGTACGCGGCGGGCAACGCGAGCGCTCGTCTCGCTGTCTCCGACGCGAACGCTGTCGTCGCCGCGAACGAGGGCGAGTTCCGCAACCCCGGCCAGCGACAAAAGGCTGAGAGCGCGCTCGGAAACGCTGTCGACGGGCTCGAACGAGCAGATAGAGCCGTCTCGGACGGGGTGTCCGGCAACGGAACGGGCAAGTCCAAAGCCAAGAAATCCGATCGGCCGATCGGCCCGACTGACCGCGCAAAAGCGCTGACCCACCTCGAGAACGCGTGGAAACACGCGGAACGAACGCTCGATACGGTCGAGGCCAACACCGAACCGTCGCTGTCGCTGTCACAGGGACGGCCCTTCGAGCGGAACGGGACCGTCCGGGTGTCGATCCGGGCAGTCCTCTCCGACGTTCGTCCGTACGCGTACGATAACGCGACGGTGACCGTCAACGGTGATGCCGACGCCGACGCTGTCTCGTTTGCCACAGACGAGGCGGCCGGGACAGACGCCATCGGATCGACGCTCGTCGATCTCGGATCCGATCCCGAAAACGTGACCATCACGGTGACGGCGACGGCCGCACACGACGCCGATCGAACGGTCGAAGCGACTCACGACATTCGCATTGCGGAGGAGGCTGTCGTCCGGGAACGACCCGATCCGGACGAGTACCGGAACGTCGAGGTCGTAAACGAATCGTCGGGCGTTTCGGTCGCCGTCGGCGGTGACGGTCTCGATGACGCCGACGTTTCGATCACCGACGAGACGCCGACGACCGACGACCCCTACCGCGCCGGTCCGATGGTTCGCATCGAGAACGAGAGACCGATCGACGACGCGACGGTCGAGATTCCGATCGACGAGAACGCGCTCGAGGCGGACGCCAACCTCTCGATCGTGACGTGGGATCCGACCAGCGACGAACCGTGGACACCGGTCGAGACCGAGATCGATCGCGACGCCGGCGTCGCAACTGCCGAGGTCGATCACTTCTCGTTCTTCTCGGTGTTCCGGATCGAGGAGTGGGAAGACGAGACCAGCGACACGATCACGCTCGACGGGAACGAGACCGATGGTGAGATCGGTAACGGAAGCGGGATCGAAACGGCGGACTTCGTCTTCGTGAACGACGAAAGCGGCAGCATGAGCGGCTCTCCGACCCACTACGCCGAACTCGCCGGTAAGCGCTTCGTCGGCGCACTCACCGATTCTGAACGAGCGGGGCGGGTCGGTTACGCCTCCGGTGCGAACCTCGACCAGCCGCTGACGACCGACCATGACGCGGTTAACAGCAGTCTCGAGCGACTGTCTGCGAGCGGCGGTACCAACACGAGAGCCGGGCTCCGGGTCGGTCTCAACCACCTCGAGGAGGAAGGGTGGGAAAACCGCTCCGCGGTGATGATCCTGCTGTCCGACGGCAAAAGCGGGTCCGATCCGTTGCCCGTCGCCGAGGACGCCGCCGAGGCGGGCGTCGAGATCAGCACGGTGGGTCTCGGAAACAACATTAACGAGAACGAACTCCGCGAGATCGCGGCCATCACCGGCGGCGACTTCTATCACGTCGAACGGGAAGAAGACCTGCCCGACACGTTCGAACGGGTCGCGGAGAACCAGACCGGTCCCGGCCTGCAAGACACCAACGGCGACGGCATCCCCGACCTCGTCGCCGAAATGGACCTCTCGATGCCGACCGGCGAACCGGGCGTCGTCGGCGAACCGCTGAATCTCGATCCGACCGCGCTCGATACCAGCGGTGACGGGATTCTCGACAACGAAACGGTTGACATCAAGTACCGCGTGTTCCAGGAGGACAACGAAACGAAGCTCCACGCCGCCGTTACGTACGCCGAACACCACCCGGCACGAATCGACACGACCGGTGACGGCCTGACCGACGCCGAACAGCTCTCGGATCGGACGATCACCTATACGGATTCGCGGTCCGATTCACTCGAGTTCCTCTCGGAACTCGAGGATGCCGACGATATCGACGACCTGGACGGACTCGAGGGCGACGTGTTGACGACCGACACCGTTCGCTCCGATCCGCTCGTCGACGACAGCGACGGCGACGGTGTGACCGACGCCGAGGAGGTGCGTCTCGGGACCGATCCCGAGTCGCGCGACACCACGGGAGACGGAATCTCAGACTCCGAGGGCCTGAACGGCGACTACGATCCAACCCTCTTCGATATCGAGCCGCCGGAGATCACGGTCACGTACGCGACGTTTAACGATCCGGACGCGGACGTCGAACTGAAAGATCCCGTCGACGTCGACTGGTCGAACGGAAAGGTCAACTTCAATGATCCGGTCGACGCCTCGGTGCGGGTCTCCGGAAGCTACGAGGTCGATTTCACCGTCACCGACTCGGCGGGCCTCGACGAGGCGCGGGTCGTTCGCGACGGTGACGTCGAAGAGACGGTATCGCTGTCCGGCCAATGGGATGACGCTGACGTCGAATTCGATGTCGGGACGGTCGATACGTTCACCGACGCGTTCGCGGGCTCGCGAGTCACGGTGCAGGCCGACGACCGTCACGGGATCGTCGACGGAGTCGGCACGACCGAAGCCGCTGCCGTCGAAGTCGGCGGCGTTTGGGCCGCGGCGTCAGACGAGCTCCGCGCGCAAGGAGTCTCCGATCCGCGACTCGAGCAGGATCTTGGAACCCTGCAGGGGATGACGACCGGTGCCGGCGAGTCGATCGATTCGCTGCGAGCGCTGTACAACGAACCGATCGAGACCATCACCGCGGTGCGGGAGATCCCCGGCGCCATCGCGAACTTCGACGAGATCATCGCGGCGATGCCCGATTCGATCGAAGCCCAACAGCAACGCAACAATCCCCACGACCCCGACGAGAGCCCTCGTCTCTACGAGTCCTTCCGACAGGGATGGTACGAGGGCTACATCGCCTGGTTCGTCATCGAAGCCGCGATCCCCGCCGGGGAAGCCGGCAAGGCTCTCAAGAGCTCCGATCGCGTCCGGAAGACCGTCGACAAAATTAGCACGCCTCGGATCCGCCAGGCGGCCCAGATGGCGGGCCGAGCGGGTCATACTGCAAAAACGCCGGTCAGATACGGCAGGCTTCAGTTCTCGCGCGGTCTCTCCACCGGAATCGGCCTTACGCAAAAAGCCGGTGAAAACGTACTCAGCAGAGTATCAACGGTCGGCCAGCAGTATCGGGTGGCGAAACTCCTCAATCGCCACGATGTCGACGGTGCTGCTATTAACCGACTCGATGCTGACGGACAAGAAGCCATTGGCAAGGCAACAGCTCGGAACGGTGACGACGCAAGTCGGGTAATGGCCGACGGTGGCCCTGATCCAGTTGCTCGTGCCTATCAACTGGACCTCGACGTGAACAATGAGAATCTCGTATCAAATCTGTTTAGACACAGTGAAGCGGTTGACTTTGAACGGGTTATCGACAACCTCGAGGAGTTGAATCGACCGAACGCAGATATCGAAGGCGTGGACGATCTTGCAAAGCGTCTGGCAGCAGGAGATCAGAGTAACGTCAAAGGTGCGGCATTCGAAGCTGAAGTTGCTGTAGTCCGCGGGAGTGATAACGTAGAGGCGGTTGGGAAACCAAATCCCTACTCCCGTGGTGAAATTGATATCGAAACGAGTGATGGACGAGTCATCGAAACGAAAAGTGGAGACTACAGCCAAGCTGCAGATGGTAGCGATAAATACATCGAGCTAGAGAACCAGATCGGTCACTACCAACAGTACACAGAGGTAGAGGGCGGAACGATCGAGGTTGCATTCCGAGAAGAACCTCACGACGATATCAAAGATATGCTCAACGATAACGATGCAGAGGTAGAAATTTACAATGAGTGA
- a CDS encoding GAF domain-containing protein gives MTPPPRSRPRTVIYLAEIDAAARDGAAALERVDSGPQRLVQPLTTDAVDSLGSWAAEADCVVFAETPTTAAGATLLEAVEACGSTPVILFSEATYAPSAARSTDGIDGYVRRGTDDAVAHLADEIEWVCAGERAAAATALPAADSDAESDAVETSDTDDVADTGDATGRPTAELLESLPDVAACEERDRLFERLVATAADAVGTEYGWLSTVHFGELTPRATTDAVAAEDLEPISRNGLLDEALRTGEPIRIDDLAADGCPEAPLEGMESLCCVPVADVGLLLLAAAEPAAFDDRDRDLLAAWGRVGAAVLERVETETNLRTDRDRLRQELDRAEEIRDRIAAERDELAAERDRLVAERDRARALFATVPEPAVHYEIDDGQPIVRRVNDAFTDVFDTGPAAVVDEPLDAATVPPGLEHRQATLTEALRAGQRRQLVSRRETVDGVREFRLALVPLEAAEADGATAHNPEGLIVYSDVTDANRRERELAATEARLESIAESLETDVRTPLNVARGYLELAEETGDAEHFAEVETAQERLRERVAELRAIARRDQMAIETEPVAVTDVARRAWIAVDSGDARLVTREDRVLEADKAQLRELFEYLLRAAVESVGADGDGKGSDDAAAGDAPIVTVGATDDGFAVTGHPAGTDVTPIGREMMPVPGRLTAADGTGFGLGPVERIADAHGWDVGVATDEGATFAFRGIDPVDVSRD, from the coding sequence ATGACGCCCCCGCCGCGATCACGACCGCGTACGGTGATCTACCTCGCCGAGATCGACGCCGCGGCCCGCGACGGCGCGGCCGCCCTCGAGCGCGTCGACTCGGGCCCACAGCGGCTGGTCCAGCCGCTGACGACGGACGCGGTCGACAGTCTGGGCAGTTGGGCGGCCGAGGCCGACTGCGTCGTCTTCGCGGAGACGCCGACGACCGCGGCGGGAGCCACGCTGCTCGAGGCCGTCGAGGCCTGCGGGTCGACGCCGGTGATACTCTTCTCCGAGGCCACGTACGCGCCGTCGGCCGCGCGATCGACCGACGGAATCGACGGCTACGTCCGTCGAGGGACCGACGACGCCGTCGCCCACCTCGCGGACGAGATCGAGTGGGTCTGCGCCGGCGAGCGCGCGGCCGCGGCGACGGCGCTGCCCGCCGCAGATTCGGACGCGGAGTCGGACGCCGTCGAGACGAGCGATACCGACGACGTGGCCGATACCGGTGACGCGACCGGACGGCCGACCGCCGAACTCCTCGAGTCGCTCCCCGACGTCGCCGCCTGCGAGGAGCGCGACCGACTCTTCGAGCGCCTGGTCGCGACCGCCGCCGACGCTGTCGGGACCGAGTACGGCTGGCTGTCGACGGTCCACTTCGGCGAGTTGACGCCGCGGGCGACCACCGACGCGGTCGCGGCCGAAGACCTCGAGCCGATCTCCCGAAACGGCCTGCTCGACGAGGCGCTGCGAACCGGCGAACCGATTCGGATCGATGACCTCGCGGCCGACGGGTGCCCGGAGGCGCCCCTCGAGGGGATGGAATCGCTGTGCTGCGTGCCGGTCGCCGACGTCGGTCTCCTCCTGCTCGCCGCCGCGGAACCGGCGGCGTTCGACGACCGCGATCGCGACCTGCTCGCCGCGTGGGGACGAGTCGGGGCCGCCGTCCTCGAGCGCGTAGAGACCGAAACGAACCTGCGGACCGATCGCGATCGACTGCGCCAGGAACTGGACCGCGCCGAGGAGATTCGAGACCGAATCGCCGCCGAGCGCGACGAACTGGCGGCCGAGCGCGATCGCCTCGTCGCGGAACGCGACCGCGCCCGAGCGCTGTTCGCGACCGTCCCGGAGCCGGCAGTCCACTACGAGATCGACGACGGACAGCCGATCGTCAGGCGCGTCAACGACGCGTTCACCGACGTCTTCGACACCGGTCCGGCGGCGGTCGTCGACGAACCGCTGGACGCAGCCACCGTCCCGCCGGGGCTCGAGCACCGTCAGGCGACGCTGACAGAAGCGTTGCGGGCCGGTCAGCGCCGACAACTGGTCAGCCGGCGCGAGACCGTCGACGGCGTCCGCGAGTTCCGCCTGGCGCTAGTTCCGCTCGAGGCGGCCGAAGCGGACGGGGCGACGGCTCACAACCCCGAGGGGCTGATCGTCTACAGCGACGTCACCGACGCGAACCGCCGGGAGCGAGAGCTGGCGGCCACCGAGGCGCGTCTCGAGTCGATCGCCGAGAGCCTCGAGACGGACGTCCGAACGCCGCTGAACGTCGCCCGAGGGTATCTCGAACTCGCCGAGGAGACCGGCGACGCGGAGCACTTCGCTGAGGTCGAGACGGCCCAGGAACGGCTCCGCGAGCGCGTCGCGGAGCTGCGCGCGATCGCCCGTCGGGACCAGATGGCCATCGAGACCGAACCCGTCGCCGTCACCGACGTCGCGCGCCGGGCCTGGATCGCCGTCGACAGCGGCGACGCGCGGCTCGTGACCCGCGAGGACCGCGTCCTCGAGGCCGACAAGGCGCAGTTGCGGGAGCTGTTCGAGTACCTGCTGCGGGCGGCGGTCGAGAGCGTCGGCGCCGATGGTGACGGGAAGGGGAGCGACGACGCCGCGGCCGGCGACGCGCCGATCGTTACCGTCGGGGCGACCGACGACGGGTTCGCCGTGACCGGCCACCCCGCGGGGACCGACGTGACGCCGATCGGGCGAGAGATGATGCCCGTTCCCGGCCGGCTGACCGCCGCCGACGGCACCGGATTCGGGCTCGGACCCGTCGAACGGATCGCCGACGCCCACGGCTGGGACGTCGGCGTCGCCACCGACGAGGGAGCTACGTTCGCGTTTCGCGGGATCGACCCGGTCGACGTGAGTCGTGACTGA
- the alaS gene encoding alanine--tRNA ligase, protein MSELADEYRLEYFEEEGFERKECPSCGAHFWTRDHDRETCGEPPCAEYGFIENPGFDEEYSLTEMREVFLSYFEDNDHERIEPYPVAANRWRDDVLLTQASIYDFQPLVTSGETPPPANPLTVSQPCIRMQDIDNVGKTGRHTMAFEMMAHHAFNTREDIPEDKYAYHGEVYWKDRTVELCDGLLQELGADISEVTYIEDPWVGGGNAGPAIEVIYRGLEIATLVFMCMEQDPEGEYELKDGNRYSYMDTYIVDTGYGLERWTWMSQGTATVYEAIYPEMIDFLKDNAGLSYTDEETEIVSRAARLSGQLDIDDVDDVEAARGEIAAEIGVSVDELRDLVEPLEDIYAIADHCRTLAYMLGDGIVPSNVGTGYLARMVLRRTKRLCDNAGVDAPLDELVDMQAQRLEYENRDTIRDIVRTEVEKYRETLERGGRRVETLAEEYAKKGEPIPIEELIELYDSHGIQPDMVEEIAEEAGAEIDVPDDFYSLVAQRHDTPEAVEAADEDEEDRFEDLPETEKLYYDDQQRTQFEAVVLDVFEREEGYDVVLDQTMFYPEGGGQPADTGTLSTDDTAAEVTDVQIEDGVILHRADENPGKGEFVNGQIDGGRRRQLMRHHTATHIVIHAARQVLGEHIRQAGAQKGVDSSRIDVRHYDRISRADVKEIESLANELVMDNTQVSQDWPDRHDAEAEHGFDLYQGGIPPGEQIRLIQVADDIQACGGTHVARTGDIGSIKILNTERVQDGVERITFAAGEAAIESTQVKEDALYEAAEILDVSPEDVPETAERFFEEWKARGKEIEDLTEQLAAARAGGGGGGEEVDVGDRTAVVDRIDADMDELRATANALVEEGKIAVLGSGQSGAQFVVAVPDDSDVNAGEVVGELAGRVGGGGGGPPDFAQGGGPNVEDLDAALEDAPDVLRQIQDA, encoded by the coding sequence ATGAGCGAACTGGCGGACGAGTACCGCCTCGAGTACTTCGAGGAGGAAGGATTCGAACGCAAGGAGTGTCCGTCCTGTGGCGCGCACTTCTGGACCCGTGATCACGACCGGGAGACCTGTGGCGAGCCACCGTGTGCGGAGTACGGTTTCATCGAGAATCCCGGCTTCGACGAGGAGTACAGCCTGACGGAGATGCGCGAGGTGTTCCTCTCGTACTTCGAGGACAACGACCACGAGCGGATCGAGCCCTACCCCGTCGCCGCAAACCGCTGGCGCGACGACGTCCTGTTGACCCAGGCCTCGATCTACGACTTCCAGCCGCTCGTCACCAGCGGCGAGACGCCGCCGCCGGCGAATCCGCTGACGGTGTCCCAGCCCTGTATCCGGATGCAGGACATCGACAACGTTGGCAAGACGGGCCGGCACACGATGGCCTTCGAGATGATGGCCCACCACGCGTTCAACACGCGCGAGGACATCCCCGAGGACAAGTACGCCTACCACGGCGAGGTCTACTGGAAGGACCGCACCGTCGAACTCTGTGACGGCTTGCTCCAGGAACTCGGTGCGGACATCAGCGAGGTCACCTACATCGAGGATCCCTGGGTCGGCGGCGGCAACGCCGGCCCCGCCATCGAGGTCATCTACCGCGGGCTCGAGATCGCCACGCTGGTCTTCATGTGCATGGAACAGGACCCCGAGGGCGAGTACGAGCTCAAGGACGGGAACCGGTACTCCTACATGGACACCTACATCGTCGACACCGGCTACGGTCTCGAGCGGTGGACCTGGATGAGCCAGGGCACCGCGACGGTCTACGAGGCGATCTACCCGGAGATGATCGACTTCCTCAAGGACAACGCCGGCCTCTCCTACACCGACGAGGAGACCGAGATCGTCTCCCGCGCCGCCCGTCTCTCCGGCCAGCTCGATATCGATGACGTCGACGACGTCGAGGCCGCCCGCGGCGAGATCGCAGCCGAAATCGGCGTCTCCGTCGATGAGCTGCGCGATCTCGTCGAGCCGCTCGAGGATATCTACGCCATCGCCGACCACTGCCGCACGCTGGCGTACATGCTCGGCGACGGCATCGTCCCCTCGAACGTCGGGACGGGCTACCTCGCGCGGATGGTCCTCCGGCGCACGAAGCGTCTCTGTGACAACGCCGGCGTCGACGCGCCACTGGACGAACTCGTCGACATGCAGGCCCAGCGCCTCGAGTACGAGAACCGCGACACGATTCGTGACATCGTCCGCACCGAGGTCGAGAAGTACCGCGAGACGCTCGAGCGGGGCGGTCGCCGGGTCGAGACGCTCGCCGAGGAGTACGCCAAGAAGGGCGAGCCGATCCCGATCGAGGAGCTGATCGAGCTCTACGACTCCCACGGCATCCAGCCCGATATGGTCGAGGAGATCGCCGAGGAGGCCGGCGCCGAGATCGACGTGCCGGACGACTTCTACAGCCTCGTCGCCCAGCGCCACGACACCCCCGAGGCCGTCGAGGCGGCCGACGAGGACGAGGAGGACCGATTCGAGGACCTCCCCGAGACCGAGAAGCTCTACTACGACGACCAGCAGCGCACCCAGTTCGAGGCCGTCGTGCTCGACGTCTTCGAGCGCGAGGAGGGGTACGACGTCGTCTTAGACCAGACGATGTTCTACCCCGAGGGCGGTGGCCAACCCGCAGACACGGGGACGCTCTCGACCGACGACACGGCCGCCGAGGTCACGGACGTCCAGATCGAGGACGGCGTCATCCTCCACCGGGCCGACGAGAACCCCGGCAAGGGTGAGTTCGTCAACGGACAGATCGACGGCGGCCGCCGCCGGCAGCTGATGCGCCACCACACGGCGACCCACATCGTCATCCACGCGGCCCGACAGGTCTTGGGCGAGCACATCCGTCAGGCCGGCGCCCAGAAGGGCGTCGACTCCTCACGGATCGACGTCCGCCACTACGACCGCATCTCCCGCGCGGACGTCAAGGAGATCGAGTCGCTGGCCAACGAGCTCGTGATGGACAACACCCAGGTCAGCCAGGACTGGCCCGACCGCCACGACGCCGAGGCCGAACACGGCTTCGACCTCTACCAGGGCGGCATCCCGCCGGGCGAGCAGATCCGGCTGATCCAGGTCGCCGACGATATCCAGGCCTGTGGTGGCACCCACGTCGCCCGCACCGGCGACATCGGCTCGATCAAGATCCTCAACACCGAACGCGTCCAGGACGGCGTCGAGCGCATCACGTTCGCGGCCGGCGAGGCCGCGATCGAGTCGACGCAGGTCAAAGAGGACGCCCTCTACGAGGCCGCCGAAATCCTCGACGTCTCGCCCGAGGACGTGCCCGAAACCGCCGAACGCTTCTTCGAGGAGTGGAAGGCGCGAGGCAAGGAGATCGAGGACCTGACCGAACAGCTCGCCGCGGCCCGCGCCGGCGGCGGTGGCGGCGGCGAGGAGGTCGACGTCGGCGACCGGACCGCGGTCGTCGACCGCATCGACGCCGACATGGACGAACTCCGCGCGACCGCCAACGCCCTCGTCGAGGAGGGCAAGATCGCCGTCCTCGGCAGCGGCCAGAGCGGCGCCCAGTTCGTCGTCGCGGTGCCCGACGACTCGGACGTCAACGCCGGCGAAGTCGTCGGCGAACTCGCCGGCCGCGTCGGCGGCGGCGGCGGCGGCCCGCCGGACTTCGCGCAGGGCGGCGGCCCCAACGTCGAGGATCTGGACGCGGCGCTCGAGGACGCGCCCGACGTGTTGCGGCAGATTCAGGACGCGTAA